A stretch of Sulfurimonas autotrophica DSM 16294 DNA encodes these proteins:
- a CDS encoding sensor histidine kinase → MLAYYFLNVLHVENLYLFAVIVLCFVILSGIFISKLAVDPLAEYVHDLQNLSKETLHELNLPISTITTTTQLLSKNSDDEKTLKRIGRIDSACMMLKERYNELDYLIRMQTNQNIKEAFFVDKLVEQRVAFVKQIYPQMNFSLFLEEMQIFGDKKGLSKVIDNIIDNGVKYSQSSKNIDIEVQNSSITIKDYGIGMDEVELIRIFDNYYQSNKNMQGFGIGLNLVKRFCERNNIELIFESSKNIGTTVELKFKEQTGK, encoded by the coding sequence TTGCTTGCATATTATTTTTTAAATGTGTTACATGTAGAAAATCTCTACCTGTTTGCTGTAATCGTTCTTTGTTTTGTCATTCTTTCAGGTATATTTATATCTAAACTTGCAGTTGATCCTTTGGCTGAATATGTGCATGATTTGCAAAATCTTTCAAAAGAGACCCTGCATGAATTGAATCTTCCCATCAGTACAATTACTACAACTACACAGCTTCTAAGTAAAAACAGCGATGATGAAAAAACACTCAAACGTATAGGGCGCATCGACTCTGCCTGTATGATGCTTAAAGAGCGCTATAATGAGCTTGATTATTTGATTAGAATGCAGACGAATCAGAATATAAAAGAGGCCTTTTTTGTTGATAAGCTGGTTGAACAAAGAGTGGCATTTGTAAAACAAATATATCCTCAAATGAACTTTAGTCTCTTTCTAGAAGAAATGCAGATTTTTGGCGATAAAAAAGGCCTAAGTAAAGTAATTGACAATATTATTGATAATGGGGTAAAATACTCACAGAGTTCAAAAAATATAGATATTGAAGTTCAAAACAGTTCTATTACAATAAAAGATTATGGTATAGGCATGGATGAGGTAGAACTTATCCGTATATTTGATAATTACTACCAGTCAAATAAGAATATGCAGGGTTTTGGTATAGGGTTAAACCTTGTGAAGAGATTTTGTGAAAGAAATAATATAGAGTTGATATTTGAATCATCAAAAAATATCGGTACAACAGTAGAGTTAAAATTTAAAGAACAAACAGGAAAATAA
- the exbB gene encoding TonB-system energizer ExbB, translating into MQITNDFMAYAEQALDYGVMGTLILMSIVTLWLFIERMMFYKSVRIDDYKHRDNLELDLTDNINVISAIGANAPYVGLLGTVIGIMITFYSLGDLGAVDAKKIMVGLALALKATAMGLVVAIPAIVAYTIVLRKVERILTKFDVAHEEV; encoded by the coding sequence ATGCAAATAACAAATGATTTTATGGCATATGCAGAACAGGCACTTGACTACGGTGTTATGGGAACTTTAATACTTATGAGTATTGTTACTTTATGGCTTTTTATAGAGAGAATGATGTTTTACAAGAGTGTACGCATAGACGATTATAAACACAGAGATAATCTGGAACTTGATTTAACAGACAATATTAATGTTATCAGTGCCATAGGTGCAAATGCTCCTTATGTCGGACTTCTTGGAACGGTTATAGGTATTATGATTACTTTTTATAGTCTGGGTGATTTGGGTGCTGTGGATGCCAAAAAAATCATGGTAGGACTTGCCCTTGCGCTTAAAGCAACGGCAATGGGACTTGTTGTAGCTATTCCGGCAATTGTAGCCTATACAATTGTACTGAGAAAAGTCGAAAGAATCTTAACAAAGTTTGATGTTGCTCATGAAGAAGTGTAA
- the exbD gene encoding TonB system transport protein ExbD codes for MKKCKKHFKKFDQINVIPFIDIMLVLLVMVLTTATFIKQGVIPVNLPEAKATEKQDTKKEVTVYVNAKGEMYFDKEKVDLKALQQKLSAVAKDQTVVLRSDKNSKFQDFVSVMDILKKLGHEQLYIVTKE; via the coding sequence ATGAAGAAGTGTAAAAAACATTTTAAAAAGTTTGACCAGATAAATGTAATACCTTTTATAGATATTATGCTTGTGTTGTTAGTTATGGTTCTTACAACGGCAACTTTTATAAAGCAGGGTGTTATTCCCGTGAATTTACCAGAAGCAAAAGCGACAGAAAAGCAAGATACAAAAAAAGAGGTCACGGTTTATGTCAATGCAAAAGGTGAGATGTATTTTGATAAAGAAAAAGTCGATTTAAAAGCCCTGCAACAAAAACTCTCCGCTGTTGCAAAAGACCAAACAGTAGTACTTAGAAGTGATAAAAATTCAAAATTTCAGGATTTTGTGAGTGTGATGGATATCTTGAAAAAACTGGGGCATGAACAATTGTATATTGTTACTAAAGAGTAG